In Asticcacaulis sp. SL142, the sequence GAGATCTATCATGATTATCGTCCGCTCATTCGCATAAGCGTCGGGGTATCGGTCGAGGCCAATGGCAAACGCGAAAGCGCTTCCTCCGGCGGTGGCGGCCGCTACAGCCTGTTTGAGATCACCTCGCCTGAACACTGGCAGGCTCAGGTCGATGAAGCCCTGCGGCAAGCCCTTGTCAATCTTGACGCCACACCGGCACCGACCGGGGAAATGGATATCGTGCTAGGTAATGGCTGGCCGGGAGTCCTGCTGCACGAAGCCGTGGGACATGGCCTTGAGGGCGATTTCAACCGCAAAGGCACATCCGCGTTTTCCGGCAAGATGGGCCAGCAGGTCGCCGCCAAAGGTGTTACCGTCGTAGATGACGGCACTATTGCCGATGCCCGCGGCTCACTCAATATTGACGATGAAGGCACACCGACATCAAGAACCACGCTGATCGAAGATGGTATACTGGTTGGCTACATGCATGACCGCCTGTCGGCACGGCAAATGAGCGTGGACGCCACCGGCAACGGCAGGCGTCAATCCTATGCCCACCAGCCCTTGCCCCGTATGACCAACACCTTCATGACGGCGGGCAAAGATAGCCGCGCCGATATGATCGCTTCGACCAAAAACGGCCTTTATGCCGTGAATTTCAGCGGCGGGCAGGTCGATATCACCAATGGCAAGTTCGTGTTCCAATGCACCGAAGCCTATCTCATTGAAGACGGCAAGGTCACACGTCCGGTTAAGGGTGCCAGTTTGATCGGCGACGGTCCCGCCGCCATGCGCCAGATCGAGATGGTAGGCAACGACTTTGCCTTCGACCCCGGCGTCGGCACCTGTGGCAAGGCGGGGCAGAGCGTTCCAGTCGGCATTGGCCAGCCGTCACTCAAGATCAGAGGCCTGACGGTCGGCGGCACACGATAAACCGCCTCCGAATCAGTTATAAAGCCGTCATGCCCGATTTAAGTTTTGAATCCCAACTCAGTGGATATGTGTGCGGCGTCGATGAAGCCGGACGCGGCCCGTGCGCAGGCCCCCTATGCGTGGCCGCCGTTATTCTGGATCGTAACAATATTCCAGATATGATTAGGGATTCCAAAAAATTATCTGAATCTCATCGCTTTAAACTTGAGCCGTTGATCAAACAGAGCGCCATCGCCTGGAGCGTAGTTGAAGTCTCATGTGAACAGATTGATGCCATGAACATTCTTCAGGCAACGATGTGGGGCATGACTGCAGCGGTCATCAGATTATCGGTTACAGCCCACCATGCCCTTATTGATGGCAACAAAGCGCCAAAACTAAACATTCCGTCCCACCCGATCGTCAAAGGCGATGATCGCTCATTGTCGATTGCCGCCGCCTCCATCCTTGCCAAGACCGCCCGCGATCGCATTATGATTGAGATGGACTCTATCTATCCGGTTTACGGCTTTAAGAAACATAAAGGCTATCAGGCCGAGGCACATTTAGAGGCTATCCGTTTGCATGGTCCCTCGCCCATCCATCGCCGGTCATGGGCCACCGTCCGCAATCTGGCAACAAGCGCCCCCTAAAAGAACAAAACGAATCCAAAAGTGAGTCTTTTAAGACTCACTCACATAAAAATGATTCGCCCGATTCTCCACGAGTCAAGTTTTTACTTTTTGTTAACCGCAAGAGACTCTATTCCTTTGGATTCAGGGCGTTACATAGGCGCCCTCATTTGAACCTGTAAGGATTTTCTGATGTCACGGCTGGTTTCGCAAAAAGCACTTACCGACAAGAACAATGTCGCTCTGGAACTTGACACCATCCATGTGGGCGAGTGCGTGAACATTCTCAAAAGCCTGCCTGATAAATCTGTTGACTTGGTCTTTGCCGACCCACCCTACAACCTTCAACTGGGCGGCGATCTTCTGCGTCCTGACAATTCCAAGGTTGATGCGGTTGATGATGAATGGGATCAGTTTGCCTCATTCGAAGCCTATGATAAATTCACACGCGAATGGATGCGGGAATGCCAGCGCGTTCTGAAAGATGATGGCGCGATCTGGGTTATCGGCTCCTATCACAATGTCTTCCGTCTGGGTGTCGCTCTGCAGGACTTAGGGTTCTGGGTCATGAACGATGTCATCTGGCGCA encodes:
- the tldD gene encoding metalloprotease TldD, whose product is MDIHAARGVLDQALTGADDGEIFFETRESESLVFDDGRLKSSSYNADQGFGLRVVSGQTVGFANSAELSLEALKRAAEAASLAKYGKAVNIALASENPRRTNQARYKAVDPLSEMSFADKIELLKAIDAYARDKNPNVVQVSASLAAEKRAITILRAQGEIYHDYRPLIRISVGVSVEANGKRESASSGGGGRYSLFEITSPEHWQAQVDEALRQALVNLDATPAPTGEMDIVLGNGWPGVLLHEAVGHGLEGDFNRKGTSAFSGKMGQQVAAKGVTVVDDGTIADARGSLNIDDEGTPTSRTTLIEDGILVGYMHDRLSARQMSVDATGNGRRQSYAHQPLPRMTNTFMTAGKDSRADMIASTKNGLYAVNFSGGQVDITNGKFVFQCTEAYLIEDGKVTRPVKGASLIGDGPAAMRQIEMVGNDFAFDPGVGTCGKAGQSVPVGIGQPSLKIRGLTVGGTR
- a CDS encoding ribonuclease HII yields the protein MPDLSFESQLSGYVCGVDEAGRGPCAGPLCVAAVILDRNNIPDMIRDSKKLSESHRFKLEPLIKQSAIAWSVVEVSCEQIDAMNILQATMWGMTAAVIRLSVTAHHALIDGNKAPKLNIPSHPIVKGDDRSLSIAAASILAKTARDRIMIEMDSIYPVYGFKKHKGYQAEAHLEAIRLHGPSPIHRRSWATVRNLATSAP